cagaagcatcgcctgatagagcgcgaaggcagaagcagatgTGAGCGGAGTTAGCATGTTTTTTTTCCACCTTTGATAGCTGATTCCTGTGAAACGGCCCGCTTTTAGCTTAGCGAGTATCCATTCctttcatgtttatttatttactagcggacgcctgcgacttcgtctgcgtgaatttcagcttttcacaaatcccacgggaatcatGGATGTTATTACACATATAAACCTTAAAAAACCGCATCGAAATCCTTTGCGTAGTTATAAAGATTCAAacatacatagggacagagagcgtttttgttttatagtatGTAATGATTTAcacttatttgtacaccacaataaagaATGTAATACATAGaacagaaatatataatataagtatataatacaaaaggcggccttatctctaCCAGCATATGTTACCAGTTTTTGTAAAAGTTTCAACTTTCCTAAAATCACGTAGATCTGAGGTGACTGGGATCTTGGACTAATAGAACACATAGCGAActggtaataatattttttgtatgttaaATGCAccatgtataaaaatatatctctaACACATCCAAAATACTGTTAAAAACACGTCACAACTTCAATATCAGTCACATCAACAATTTTCAGTCCTTAActtaaaatacagtttatataattaaattcataGTTTGCTCTTTACTCAACACTTCTTCTACATCAAAATTGTTCGCTTTGAAATATACTTCTATCTCCTGTAACGTACGTCCTTTAGTTTCCGGCCATTTTACCCACATGTAACCTAAGCTTATAGTCATAATACCAGCATTCATCAAAAACAAACCATGGTAACCCATAGCATTGACAATATACGGGAACAGAAACACAGTCAAACTTAAAAATGCCGTAAGAACGACacctgatataaaaaaaatatacaatttaatttccaATGGAAACATTTCACTGAAAATGGCATCCAAAAGGGGATATGGACCAGAATTGACAAGTATAAAAAACAATGCTAACAAAGATACGTTGATCCAGTTGTAATAAGTCTGTCCATTTCTGAAATAGAAACAGAAACTGAATATAACAATGACAACATTCGCTGCAAAGCCAGTAGAAAACAAGAGAGTGCGCAGAGAAGTTTTCCTGATCAAGACCAATGATATACAAGAACCGATGATCATAAAACTATCCACCAGTAACGTAAACAACAATACATCAGAGGTACCCGTTATGTCTTCCAACATAACCATAGCTAATGACGTAAAAACCAACTTACTGCCAGCTGCTATGTAAGCGTGCATAAATATACTCATCACCAGAAGTTCCCAGAAGTATTTTCTCTTGAAAGCTATCAACAACCTTCTAAATTTTGGCTCGGAATTCATTTCAATTGCATTATTTAGCTTCGCACTCTCCATTTTGATGAGCAAATGCAGTTCTCTTTCCGAATTTGTTGTATTGCCGTGGAGTTTTCTAAAAGCGGTCTGACATTCTTCAAACTTCCCTCTAGAAGCCAACCAGTGAGGGCTCTCGACCCAGAAGTAGGGGATAACTGCTCCAATTACAGATGGTATCATCGAAATCAAGGTCACAGTTCTCCAATGCAAGACATTGCCTACTACGTGGATTAAAGCAGCTCCAATAGCAGGAGCTACTGTGGTCGTCATATTCAAAAAAAAGGCTCTTGTCTTTGAAGACGTATATTCAGCTGTCACAAATATAACCAGCTTCCATAATGCTCCGGCGGCAGTACCTCCGATAACTCTTGATAGCAAAAATGCGTAAAACTCTGCCGCTCTGTACAGTACGATCCAATTGATGACAATGAGTAAGGAGGAGATAATGAAGGCCCATCTTCTGCCAAATTTGTCAGCGATGTACGCGCCAAGGCCGTATCCAAAGATGTTCATGAGCACCAACATAGACGCTGGAACAGAGAAGAAAGTAGATTTTTAAACAGATCGAAAGAAGAAGATAAAGAAGTAATACTTCATTGCAAACATtatgaaatattgtaaaaattataaaagaataattaacaTCCAAAGGTGGTTAAAACTAAACATTAGCATCCAAAGGtggttaaaactaaaaaatagcaTCCAAAGTGGccatattgctataagcaatttttttatactcttATAATCTTTGTATAGTGTTTAGAGGCTTTCTGCTTTAGTTATAGTttggcaaattcattcgtaactcccgatggtccgtgcGGATCGGGAGGAGTATACCGATGCCCTGCGCGCTcaacttcatacccgcgcagtctttccctcaGCCCCGCGTGCATGacttcacacccgtgcagttctttccctccgtcgcccgcatatcatgggagtgtcataaacgaatttgccaagttatAGTAGTAGTGTTTATCATTAGTTTGTAAGCCTGTAGGAGTATTagcaatttaaattttcaattaaattattcgTCTTTCTGTGAGTTGCTAATCAAAGTCATCAACTTTGAGGTTCACTTTacccaataaaaaaagaattataaaataGGACTACTCTGAGTgagtaaacaatcaatcaaccCTTGAGAacctttttttgtatttatcgAAAAATAATGGCTCTTGCCGCCGCCCACTTTTTATCGTGATCATGATGGCTAATCTGGCCACAGGCAAACTGTCTTTTGCGACCACGGCCAACGTGGTCTTAGCCGTGGTCGTGGTAAGCACGGTCCTTAAGATATTTCATAATTCGCTTCCATTTTGTAGCTTGTTTTTGtatatagtttgtttgttattattgtagTCGGCAACCCGTAGTCTACGCACCATATGCCGTCTCATTTGAGGAagtagggttattatgtatctcagtgtaccactgaaataataagtcactgcaacgtttttcataatatttttgtttttgcattcttataatttaaaaatgtgttttcaACAAATTGGCacaattatcatcattttattttagtattgcAGCGGTAATAgcagataataattttatttttaacgaaaaactggtatttatGTAATGTCGTCGAAATATcataattttacataaagtgGCATTAACAGATTATCGGTGGTAATAGacagtaactttattttaacaaaaaagtggtatttacgtaatttcattgaaataattatgtaagcTGATCGCTAAAAAGAAATAAGGTACAATGAAAATCAatgcaataatttataattattgcttGAATCATctcaatggtacaccgagattcATAATAAGCCAGATGGCCCTGTAATGTGCCACTAAGGTAggctgatgataataatgatgatgatgatgatgataggaacccaccagtagcgaaggctgaaattttgtagtAGGTAACCCGTATACAGTGTATTTTTTAGTATGATTGACGAGGTTCATATACGTATATCTTCGTCCTTTTAGAACTTATTACTATGTACTGCTTTTTAATTCCGCGGAGGCGCTCATtgtacagattttaaaaatgatgttgtaatgtaataatgaaattaatgtatggatttttaaaaggtaacccgataggaatcgtgTTGTAAACCCATCGCCTCTGAAACCTACCTATCAGAGAGATTTGCGTGTCAGTAAGCTCTATGCCCTCTTCTCGCTTCTGTAGCGAACTGATGACGCAAGCAGTCTGTCCGAAGACGATGCCATTGGAGAAGGAGATCAGGTTCAGGCTGCCCAGCACGAACACCTATGGATTGGCATCAGAATCATTTAGTGTCGCcgcacgcgacagccacaaacgccgctacaagatttaatcaatcaaacaatccATAAAAACACacgccacaacatgaataaagagaaatgtgttacgagtgatgacgtactcaatgtgggAAACcgatgacaattccgcgacgctttgattcccatctaacgatctacggtTGATGATAGgaagtatgtggcaaaatgctgagttagggcctttttctaggttatggcacatattgcagggcgttcttcttttgTTGCCCACTGTTTGCGTGGACAATTAAGCtatgtaataatttagaatttaagaatatggcattacttaaaaataaagatctttttattctttttttgttaaagatattcttaaatgtattaaattggtaccgccaaacgatttagcgttccggtacgatgccgtgtagaaaccgaaaggtgtgtggattttcatcctcctcctaacaagttagcccgcttccgtcttagactgcatcatcacttaccatcaggtgagattgtagtcaagggctaacttgtaaagaataaaaaaaaaaagttacaatgtttcaccattaatagttgTACAATTAAtgtcttattaataaaattaaaattaaatgacattaagtttaaaagaaacaaaattaaatatttttttgaagcatcagcaaagtactcttctatggagtagtaacatttttgtattagaaactttttaaggttttctttaagtgtataatcgactaactgacgccgcgcggttttacccgcgtggttccctgtCCCttaaaatacgggaataatatatagtctatacccttcctcaataaatgggctatctaacactgaaagaatttatcaaatcggaccagtagttcctgagattaccgcgttcaatcgaacaaacaaactcttcagctttataatattagtatagatatcaataTCAGTTTAGCTGGCCAATTCACTAAATTGGCGTATATTAGCAACCtaatataatagggatgatgacagtttttaaccgacttccaaaacaGAGGAGGTTCGACTTTCTACTGTATATTATGCATATATTacgctattgcatagcttttatcgcgggctttgagcgcggggaccgaatcaagaaattccataacgaaaataaacctaacatccAAGCCGTGcattatcatatcgactcaaatAGACAAGTGGTTTGAAACTACCCCTTAGTTttagtaaaacatattatactagAGTTCGAGTCCAGCTCAatataaagacattttttatgtattcttttattttttattattttctaaggaaaaaaaatactgcataaataaaataaataaacaattatatcgtaattatactacagcctttcttgataaataccaacgaagaaattagaaatgaatgtagaaaatgcatgtcatttcataacttattcattttaaatgatgtacggtttgtttataaaatgttatataaaatatataaccatatctaattgttctaagcttattaatcaaatttattttcattaatttaagaacaaaataattattattagttgtgaaatgactagtgatttatacccccttttttaatttgtttgtcggTAAACAGTTctcattaagagtgtgcaatatgtaatttggtggttacaaatggttctggatctcagattctggaaaagttaggagcttgatatttgggtaaatgatatttcaaagtgttagcttcgttatgactatacaaaatttgtaaaacttttctcgatagtttatttttttgaaaaatacatggtttgctcacattttgctttcaatctcaggaattattattttcttaaatttttgttttgtatagaaaattaggtatatatcttgaacatggccattttgtttttcgttatgttgtttaatttacttgcaattaggtaaaaatggttttggcgctcacgtcataaaatttgcgtcgcgcgtcaatcgctccgtgcttttcactcacgtgaaagtcataattcggcgtctcgtttgcgcttcgaattttatccatatcgtaccgacgcgctgcgcgctcttaagaaaggctgtagtatagatgaaaattcgtacagtgttaacttccttacattaaatgtgatattttcaaTATGAACGTCTtatacgcacaaataacaaagatattagtaattttgtttgaacgcccatacaaatctaacgatcattatgatctacgacgtcattaaatcgtaccattttgtatggggcgtttttcagggatccgcggcagcgccgcaaatctgtccctttaaatccctgtagctccgaaagtaatgatcgcagataccctgttacttttacaaaattgctttactattagcatactcttaatttatatagaatttaactaaaaaaactgtcattatccctattgaatttaataattaaaaataagtaacacTTCTTAATTTACGTTTATAAATAGATTTACATAccttttgaaacatatttttcCTTAGAAATAGCACACATATGTATAATAAACCACCGTTAGCGTTTTATAATTCACAATTAACTGCAGActttataattagttaattaaaaataacacatcTTGTAATTaacattttgcaaattaaattgcACAAACTATTTATAAGAGGCGTACTAAACTTTGGTATGCTCGCGAAAATCTGATTTAGTTTTATAGGGTTCAGTTGTCAACAAAAAAACCTTCtttcttagactaataacctatagacacGCAACACAACAATTTTCCACTTCTGTGAGCGTGAGCTTGGCAAGCTTGTtgacgacactcccatgatacaCGGGCGACGGGAAGAAAgaatgcgcgggtgtgaaagtgaggtgcatcagtcgtgggtattACATTCATCGCTACAAGCCCCTCGGCCTGCGCGTaccatcgggaatgttacgaacgaattttgtGGGCTATAAGCTAATTACCCTCCCTGACACGCACACgagcgtacttatcgtagcgtagcgatgcgttaAGGGCTCCTATTTCGGGGCACTTAAACGGCTTACGAAGCCTGCAACTACgcatctatgtgttataaatctatgcctTCTTTTTACACGCTctaaattagcttcacttgtaactatgtatgtaagaaaatcttggaatctcaatttgacccacttcccggtcttcgattaggatgaaattttgcacacgctctaagctctgatgacaatatatgactagctTAGCCAAGTGGCgattcgattctctttctgctaacgcttcgaaaactagtaaGATTTATGGGAATGACTTTTGCTATCGACTGGTCACGTGTCAGTTCTATAATTCCCATTTTTTCTAGTTAAAAGCGtaagcgatcgtagaaagagatcgTAGACAAAGAATCGAcgtggctaggggggctgggatgtttcctctaccataaaattatgatgaaatttttgacggcctccgtggcgcagtggtatgcgtggtggatttacaagacggaggttctgggttcgatccccggctgggccgattgaggttttcttaattggtccaggtctggctggtgggaggatttggccgtggctagttaccaccctaccgacaaagacgtaccggcaagcgatttagcgttccggtacgatgtcgtgtagaaaccgaaaggagtgtggatttcatcctcctactaataagttagcccgcttccatcttagattgcatcatcacttgtgACATcacacaggtgagattgtagtcaagggctaactcataaaaagtaaaaaaaaaatcccaacggacggacagacatgacgaaactataaggtttccttgtggactacggaaccctaaaaacaacaCCACAGATCACTAATCCTAAACATTTTACCCAAATGTTAATTATTTCCTGCGTTGAagataaacttaattttaaattttaaactgtttataaaaaagtttgcaaaatatgtattttaaataaaattttatcctGAATTCAGACTTCAACACTGGGAAAGTAGAACACAAATAAGAAAACGTATACGTAGATTCAAactgatttatttacttagatgaAACAGTTTCAGGGTTCCGCAAAACTCaattaataaacaacaaaaccCTTGTATTctctttatttaatacaataaattttgcctttacaattatttacactaactaaatacaatactatttaactaaataactcgtaactaacctaacttaaacttataaaataaaataaaaggaaatataaaattatatctacagacttacGCGTTGtagatacaattttatttagcaatcttacaattaaatataaagaaatatacctatatgtaatataatatatattaaaacatatggcaattattgcagacccacttactggttgtcacagcatgcactaaggattatatataagtaatacAGATTTCTAATGTACAAAGaggaattaataaatttttccggAAGCAAGCGAAAAAAAGTGGGAAATAAGGAATGCCAACTTCTGGCTACCCTTGCATGCCAATTCttagtttagtttattaatttttaatgtattttttatttctttttgtgtgCAAAAGTATTTCTTCCTCCTCTTCTATTTTGTGATTCATGTTCCAATGAATGtccaaaatacataaatattgtttactcaAAGTTATTTACTTGCTTGCTTATAGTTATTTGCACGTTAAACACAACCGAGTCCGAgcgtattaaaattattgtctgttGACCGGGAAATATTTGGAACGGAACGGACGGAACGGACGAACTGGACCAAATTAATAATCTTCActgtattgattattattttattctaactgTCACagtaatttttagttagatttatcATAATCATAGAATCATAAAATGTACAAGCTATTatatatgttttcttttatagcTGTTTGCATaaaaattaggattatacatagtatatttaaatttttcatacaccaaatcattatggtagaaagtatcagggtttaatgatatttaagctatctttgtaaacctgctttctgattaataaataaattattattattatttaaatatcaacTGTTGAGtctcttgccggtatcttctcagcagaacctgccttccgaaccggtggtagaatctttacaaatagtcaactgacgagtcaaaagtgcttgtaaactgagcctacttgaaataaatgaattttgaatttgaatatgaCTTTTACTAAAAGATAGAGAAAGTTAATGAgcaaaatgtacctacctaagctACCTTTTATCACAGAAAAGCTCCCGCGGGATTAGTAAAAAACTgcatttgattgtttgtttgcattgaataggctctggaactactgaaccgatttgaaaaattttttcactctTGGTAAGCTATACTATCTTTGAGTGCTATATGCTATACTTTAcccctaaataaaaaataataaatataatttcagtTTTTCGTATACAGAACCATCTCGCTCTAAACGCCATCACAAGCTTGACTGTTTTCAATTACAAGGTCCTTACTTTCATAATGATTAATTAGTCTTTCTTGTCAGAATGAtgaatgttattattaattgcgataattaattattaattatttatgcaaATGATTTATTGACGTAGAAGCGTTTATGAGCAAAGGCTCTCAAAGTGGGCGACAATGCCCACGCGTgattgctcacgagattactgcATGTGGAATGTTGtgtcaactgttattgttcttatagttgtttcagtcaatggtaaACCTTAATATTTCGCTTGACTTTTGAATCAAGGGTCAAATACAGAAGTCAGAGATCCTAAAGAAGTCGCGTATTGTGAGCTGGACCTCACCCTCTTTTTTCATCGggggttttttttctttatttaaagagaTGCCTCTCTGTTTTAGcttcttataatttaaacttaattatactACATTAACACAgatatactaattattatatatagaaCGGTAATGGATCAGATTAGGACTGCAATTGAAGCAAAAGTTATATTTAGTCGATTCC
The DNA window shown above is from Bicyclus anynana chromosome 27, ilBicAnyn1.1, whole genome shotgun sequence and carries:
- the LOC112050996 gene encoding uncharacterized protein LOC112050996, which translates into the protein MFQKVFVLGSLNLISFSNGIVFGQTACVISSLQKREEGIELTDTQISLIASMLVLMNIFGYGLGAYIADKFGRRWAFIISSLLIVINWIVLYRAAEFYAFLLSRVIGGTAAGALWKLVIFVTAEYTSSKTRAFFLNMTTTVAPAIGAALIHVVGNVLHWRTVTLISMIPSVIGAVIPYFWVESPHWLASRGKFEECQTAFRKLHGNTTNSERELHLLIKMESAKLNNAIEMNSEPKFRRLLIAFKRKYFWELLVMSIFMHAYIAAGSKLVFTSLAMVMLEDITGTSDVLLFTLLVDSFMIIGSCISLVLIRKTSLRTLLFSTGFAANVVIVIFSFCFYFRNGQTYYNWINVSLLALFFILVNSGPYPLLDAIFSEMFPLEIKLYIFFISGVVLTAFLSLTVFLFPYIVNAMGYHGLFLMNAGIMTISLGYMWVKWPETKGRTLQEIEVYFKANNFDVEEVLSKEQTMNLII